In the genome of Lentisphaera araneosa HTCC2155, one region contains:
- the pheA gene encoding prephenate dehydratase, producing the protein MKKNLSELRSEIDRLDRSIVAMINERYTYVRQVGDWKHANSSEIYVPEREKALLEKLETINEGPLKNETLHAIYREIMSGAIALESPVKIAFLGPENTFSHQAALSKFGRSVSYMAKNSIADVFEAVDRAKVDYGVVPIENSTEGAVTYTLDMFNQAEVSICAEINLAAHQNLMARCAKEQVRVIYSHPQALAQCRIYLHNNFPLVPQVEVRSTAEAAKRAALDDHAAAVASGLAADANGLNILDGSIEDNSRNVTRFLVIARQNPKPTGDDKTSIVFALKDKVGALMECLAAFGTQGVNMSMIESRPAKTHQGEYLFFVDFNGHRTDENVLNLIEELKKHCLYVKVLGSFPCGLSIAAD; encoded by the coding sequence ATGAAGAAAAATTTGAGTGAGTTGCGATCTGAAATAGATCGTTTAGACCGTAGCATAGTAGCGATGATTAATGAACGTTACACATACGTACGCCAAGTAGGGGATTGGAAACATGCGAATTCTAGCGAAATTTATGTTCCAGAAAGAGAGAAAGCACTCCTCGAAAAATTAGAAACAATCAACGAGGGACCTCTAAAGAATGAGACGCTACATGCCATATATCGCGAAATTATGTCTGGAGCAATTGCCTTAGAATCACCGGTGAAAATTGCATTTCTTGGGCCTGAAAATACATTTTCTCATCAAGCAGCCTTATCAAAATTTGGTCGTAGTGTTTCCTATATGGCTAAAAATAGTATTGCCGATGTCTTCGAGGCAGTGGATAGAGCTAAAGTTGATTATGGAGTTGTTCCAATAGAAAATTCAACAGAAGGTGCAGTTACTTACACTTTGGATATGTTTAATCAGGCTGAGGTAAGTATTTGTGCAGAGATTAATTTGGCGGCTCATCAGAACCTCATGGCTCGCTGTGCTAAAGAGCAAGTGAGAGTGATTTATTCTCATCCTCAAGCTTTAGCTCAGTGTCGTATTTATCTACACAATAATTTCCCTTTAGTGCCACAAGTTGAAGTTCGTTCTACTGCTGAAGCAGCGAAACGAGCTGCACTGGACGATCATGCTGCTGCGGTAGCAAGTGGTCTAGCCGCAGATGCCAATGGACTCAATATACTTGATGGGTCAATTGAAGATAATTCTCGAAACGTAACGCGTTTCCTAGTTATTGCTCGTCAAAATCCTAAGCCAACTGGAGATGATAAGACTTCAATCGTTTTTGCTTTAAAAGATAAAGTTGGTGCCTTAATGGAGTGTTTAGCTGCCTTCGGTACACAGGGTGTGAACATGAGCATGATTGAGTCAAGACCAGCAAAAACTCACCAAGGCGAGTATTTATTTTTTGTGGACTTTAATGGTCATCGCACAGATGAAAATGTCTTAAACCTTATCGAAGAGCTTAAAAAACATTGCCTCTACGTAAAAGTGCTTGGATCGTTTCCTTGTGGCTTGAGCATAGCGGCGGATTAA
- the holA gene encoding DNA polymerase III subunit delta — MTSALHLISGNDEARIKLKAKELVEILSEGSTDPFALEVISRQESESPDEMLKRTILSYMSPPFFGKKTIWLDDFPAFKQENGTSKSATALEIRNLVEQISQFPADNINFVISGNDCDKRKALYKACSKNGEVHLFNKPEKKNRNWQVEMTQIVREQANEMHLSIQPQALDYLVTCLGNDTQRVQPTLETLWCYANGQNPINLNQVQNVISGNEAADAWIYSNALSKRSLEIALNSLNILMSREKDPESLVSRLLMQASSLFHNFVQAKLVMQALKLKNSSELEATLKSVDPDTFKYYKSKYPIVSFHPYRLKLIVEDSRRYSNKETLGAMDLINTSMQKLFKSGSSKRLILESLTHRIISKTSA, encoded by the coding sequence ATGACCTCAGCACTCCACCTTATCAGCGGAAACGATGAAGCTCGCATCAAGCTCAAAGCGAAAGAGCTCGTTGAAATACTCAGCGAAGGCTCCACTGACCCTTTTGCATTGGAGGTCATTAGTCGCCAAGAGAGTGAAAGCCCCGATGAGATGCTTAAACGAACCATACTCTCTTACATGTCTCCACCCTTCTTTGGCAAAAAAACGATTTGGTTAGATGATTTTCCCGCTTTCAAACAAGAAAATGGGACCTCAAAATCGGCGACTGCTCTAGAAATCCGTAATCTTGTAGAGCAAATCAGCCAATTCCCCGCTGATAATATCAACTTCGTTATCAGTGGTAATGATTGCGACAAGCGCAAAGCCCTCTACAAAGCCTGCTCAAAAAATGGTGAAGTTCACCTCTTTAATAAACCTGAGAAAAAAAATCGTAATTGGCAAGTAGAAATGACTCAAATTGTTCGCGAACAGGCCAATGAAATGCATTTATCCATTCAGCCTCAAGCCCTCGATTATTTAGTCACCTGCTTAGGAAATGACACCCAACGAGTCCAGCCCACTCTCGAAACGCTGTGGTGCTATGCTAACGGCCAAAACCCAATCAACCTTAATCAAGTACAAAATGTTATTAGTGGCAACGAAGCCGCTGATGCTTGGATCTATTCCAATGCACTATCAAAGCGTAGTCTAGAGATAGCTCTCAATTCACTTAACATACTCATGAGTCGCGAAAAAGACCCCGAGTCTTTAGTCTCGCGCTTACTCATGCAGGCTTCATCCCTCTTCCACAACTTTGTCCAAGCCAAACTCGTAATGCAAGCATTGAAATTAAAGAACAGTAGCGAACTTGAAGCCACCCTAAAATCTGTAGATCCCGATACTTTCAAATATTATAAAAGTAAATATCCGATTGTGAGCTTTCACCCTTACAGACTTAAACTAATTGTGGAAGATTCTCGTCGTTACTCGAACAAAGAAACACTAGGAGCTATGGACCTCATAAATACTTCCATGCAAAAACTCTTTAAAAGTGGCAGTTCAAAAAGACTTATCTTAGAAAGTTTAACTCATCGCATAATCTCGAAAACAAGTGCCTAA
- a CDS encoding nitroreductase family protein: MSSDIFKLISKRRTVKPANFTEEEIPEAVLKEILESANWAPNHGRTEPWRFTVFSGKGRIKFQDLIEKIYNENPDVYPPEKLKKWQSNALLAPVIIAVGMKRTEACKIPLIEELCAVSAATQNILLTAEAHGVCSYWGSSISHLPGTAEALGLDGKDDCIIGFIHLGYAKDEVHDGVRKSSIDEKITWITE; encoded by the coding sequence ATGAGCAGCGATATATTTAAATTAATCTCCAAACGCAGAACCGTTAAACCCGCAAACTTTACCGAAGAAGAAATCCCCGAAGCCGTTTTAAAGGAAATTTTGGAGAGTGCTAATTGGGCACCCAACCACGGGCGCACTGAACCTTGGCGCTTTACTGTATTTTCTGGCAAGGGTCGAATCAAATTCCAGGACCTAATCGAAAAGATCTATAATGAGAACCCAGATGTCTACCCACCTGAAAAGCTCAAGAAATGGCAGTCTAATGCACTCTTAGCCCCTGTTATCATTGCAGTTGGAATGAAGAGAACTGAAGCTTGTAAAATCCCTTTAATCGAAGAACTCTGTGCTGTCTCCGCAGCTACACAAAACATCTTGTTAACTGCTGAAGCTCATGGTGTGTGCTCCTACTGGGGTTCCTCGATTAGTCATCTCCCTGGAACAGCGGAGGCTTTAGGCCTTGATGGTAAGGACGATTGCATCATTGGCTTCATTCACCTTGGCTACGCAAAAGATGAAGTCCACGATGGGGTGAGAAAATCTTCTATAGATGAAAAGATCACTTGGATTACTGAATGA
- a CDS encoding DUF58 domain-containing protein, translated as MKLKSFRPAYRLLFVLSVACAFSVGQLFYPDLKWLMLSTCVILVCIFLFDLLSLWKQPIIEFERIVSHTMPLGVASKVKLALRNRSNQRFDFELVDHYPTEHEVKDFPFKVSLDPGQRIELDYAITPQQRGDFEFKQCELRFNSLLGFWNRYFKLGEESSVRIYPNYAEVIRYGVLAAEQRLAQLGIMKKRQRGSGTDFLQLREFRKGDRMGSIDWKASARMQKVISREYQAERDQQIFFMLDCGRRMRSMDGQLSHFDHTMNAMLLLTYVASRQGDAVGMMTYGTQEQRRFLPVKKSVNNVNRFLTGLYDLHPSTMEGDSAAAVQELKKVLKKRALIIVLTNMRDQQDPEMLESLKALRKSHLVVFVALREEVFAEQEQAEVTDFKGALTYSALSQFLRARKKALESMQGNQIITLDVAPSQLHTKLVNCYLEIKNSAAL; from the coding sequence GTGAAATTAAAAAGCTTCAGACCGGCATATAGATTACTCTTTGTCCTATCTGTCGCTTGTGCCTTTAGTGTGGGGCAGTTGTTTTATCCAGATTTGAAATGGTTAATGCTGAGTACTTGTGTGATCTTAGTATGTATATTTCTTTTCGACTTACTGAGCTTATGGAAGCAACCGATTATTGAATTTGAGCGAATTGTCTCGCATACGATGCCTTTAGGTGTGGCAAGTAAAGTTAAGTTAGCTTTGAGGAATCGTTCAAATCAACGTTTTGATTTTGAGCTCGTGGATCACTACCCAACGGAGCACGAGGTTAAAGACTTCCCTTTTAAAGTGAGCTTGGATCCAGGTCAGCGAATTGAGTTGGATTATGCGATTACACCACAGCAGCGTGGAGATTTTGAGTTTAAGCAATGTGAGCTTCGCTTCAATTCACTTTTGGGTTTTTGGAATCGTTACTTTAAGCTTGGTGAAGAAAGTTCGGTGCGAATTTATCCCAATTATGCAGAGGTTATTCGTTATGGTGTTTTAGCTGCAGAGCAGCGTTTGGCTCAGCTAGGGATTATGAAAAAGCGTCAGAGAGGTTCAGGAACAGACTTTTTGCAACTTCGTGAATTCCGCAAGGGTGATCGAATGGGAAGTATTGACTGGAAAGCAAGCGCTCGTATGCAGAAGGTAATATCGCGCGAATACCAAGCAGAGCGAGATCAGCAAATCTTCTTTATGTTAGATTGTGGGCGTCGTATGCGATCAATGGACGGTCAGCTCTCTCACTTTGATCACACTATGAATGCGATGCTGTTGTTGACTTATGTAGCTTCGAGGCAAGGTGATGCGGTTGGTATGATGACTTATGGGACTCAAGAGCAGCGTCGTTTTTTACCAGTAAAAAAGTCCGTCAATAATGTTAACCGCTTCTTAACTGGTCTGTATGACTTACACCCAAGTACAATGGAAGGAGATTCTGCTGCAGCGGTTCAAGAGCTTAAGAAGGTGTTAAAAAAGCGTGCACTTATTATCGTTTTAACTAATATGAGAGATCAGCAAGATCCAGAAATGCTCGAATCCTTAAAAGCTTTGCGTAAATCGCATTTGGTGGTTTTTGTAGCTTTGAGAGAAGAGGTTTTTGCTGAGCAAGAGCAGGCTGAAGTTACTGACTTCAAAGGTGCGTTGACGTATAGTGCTTTGAGTCAGTTTCTGCGCGCTCGGAAAAAAGCTCTTGAGTCAATGCAAGGTAATCAAATTATTACTCTTGACGTCGCTCCAAGCCAGTTGCACACAAAGCTAGTGAACTGTTATTTAGAAATTAAAAATTCAGCTGCTTTATAA
- a CDS encoding stage II sporulation protein M, with product MKQRVFEDKHRDFWKVLEDLFNKKIKRDVELNDNFPSMYRNLCKQLAVARGRNYSPILIQYLEELVASGHQRLYGRRGGAEMKIIRYFQKDFPRMVRKEWRLILFSHILFYLPLVSIAVLIQYYPDLAHMLLPTDMLMQMEESYDPANGHFEEVRPASQDFMMWGYYIMNNVGIDFRCFAGGLFAGVGSIFFMIYNGVAIGGVAGYITQIGYGETFWPFVCGHSAPELTAAVFSGACGMKLGFSFIMPGNKSRLQSLKDCAADAMTLLWGTAFMTFLAAFIEAFWSSSPLIPVDVKYWVAGCMWLGMILYFLFMGRRRGSE from the coding sequence ATGAAACAAAGAGTTTTTGAAGATAAGCATCGCGATTTTTGGAAAGTACTGGAAGATCTGTTTAATAAAAAAATTAAACGAGATGTTGAACTCAATGACAATTTTCCATCTATGTATCGCAACTTGTGCAAGCAGCTCGCAGTGGCAAGGGGTCGGAATTATAGTCCGATATTGATCCAATACTTAGAGGAACTCGTGGCTTCTGGTCACCAGCGTCTCTATGGGCGCCGTGGTGGAGCTGAGATGAAAATTATTCGTTACTTTCAAAAAGATTTTCCTCGTATGGTTCGAAAGGAATGGAGGCTGATCCTTTTTTCTCATATTTTATTTTATCTTCCTTTAGTTAGTATAGCTGTTTTGATTCAGTATTACCCTGATTTAGCTCACATGCTCTTGCCGACGGATATGCTGATGCAAATGGAAGAAAGTTATGATCCCGCCAACGGTCACTTTGAAGAGGTTCGTCCTGCGAGTCAAGACTTCATGATGTGGGGGTACTACATAATGAATAATGTGGGGATTGATTTTCGTTGTTTTGCCGGTGGTTTGTTTGCCGGAGTCGGCTCGATCTTTTTTATGATTTATAATGGTGTGGCTATTGGTGGAGTGGCTGGGTATATTACGCAGATTGGCTATGGCGAAACTTTTTGGCCATTTGTCTGTGGTCATAGTGCACCAGAACTTACTGCAGCGGTATTTTCAGGCGCGTGTGGTATGAAGTTAGGGTTCTCTTTTATAATGCCAGGCAATAAGAGTCGTTTACAGTCTTTGAAAGATTGTGCGGCAGATGCCATGACGCTTCTATGGGGAACGGCATTCATGACTTTTTTGGCGGCATTTATCGAAGCCTTTTGGTCATCATCTCCACTCATTCCAGTAGATGTTAAGTATTGGGTCGCTGGATGCATGTGGTTGGGAATGATTTTATATTTCTTATTTATGGGTCGTCGTCGTGGATCTGAATAA
- a CDS encoding AAA family ATPase translates to MDEDKVNDEQVPVNLEEVAQEVETTEEIESNIEVASSLNMEMNQIMRIRDQIRKVVIGQDKIVDQVLAAFLAAGHVLIEGVPGLGKTLLVKAIAQTFSGDFARVQFTPDLMPADVMGHAMFNMKNQEFVIRKGPVFCNLLLADEINRAPAKTQSALLEVMQESQVTIEGESHAVKPPFMVLATQNPLEQEGTYPLPEAQLDRFIIKVSVEYPEEKDEFDLVKLVTKGQSREKLDVSLVENVISNDEAEALRKKTAEVTVDEQVVEYAVSIVRQTRNWSGISVGAGTRGALALIRIARAMALIAGRDFVVPADIKEMALPVLRHRITLSAEMEIEGFSHDQVLEDMLDKVEAPRL, encoded by the coding sequence ATGGATGAAGATAAAGTAAATGATGAACAAGTTCCGGTTAATCTTGAGGAAGTCGCTCAAGAAGTAGAAACGACTGAAGAGATTGAATCGAATATTGAAGTAGCCTCCTCTTTGAATATGGAGATGAACCAAATTATGCGAATTCGCGATCAAATAAGAAAGGTGGTGATTGGTCAAGATAAAATTGTTGATCAAGTTTTGGCGGCATTTTTGGCGGCAGGTCACGTTTTGATTGAGGGTGTACCTGGACTCGGCAAAACTCTTTTGGTAAAAGCGATTGCTCAAACTTTTTCAGGTGACTTCGCAAGGGTGCAATTCACGCCTGACTTAATGCCTGCCGACGTTATGGGCCACGCTATGTTTAATATGAAAAATCAAGAATTCGTGATTCGCAAAGGGCCCGTGTTTTGTAACTTGCTTTTAGCTGATGAAATCAACCGTGCGCCCGCAAAAACTCAATCAGCTTTGCTTGAGGTTATGCAGGAGAGTCAAGTAACGATTGAAGGCGAATCGCATGCAGTGAAGCCACCTTTCATGGTTTTGGCGACTCAAAATCCACTTGAACAGGAAGGGACATATCCTTTGCCTGAAGCTCAATTGGACCGCTTTATCATTAAGGTAAGCGTGGAGTATCCTGAAGAAAAGGATGAGTTTGATTTAGTTAAGTTAGTGACGAAAGGGCAAAGCCGAGAAAAGCTCGATGTGAGTTTAGTAGAAAATGTCATTAGTAATGACGAGGCGGAAGCTTTGCGCAAAAAAACCGCTGAGGTCACAGTAGACGAACAAGTCGTTGAATATGCAGTTTCAATTGTACGTCAAACTCGTAATTGGTCGGGCATCTCAGTTGGAGCTGGTACAAGGGGAGCTTTGGCCCTAATACGTATTGCTCGTGCGATGGCTCTCATTGCTGGAAGAGATTTTGTTGTGCCTGCCGATATTAAAGAAATGGCTTTGCCTGTTTTACGTCACCGTATTACTCTTTCGGCTGAAATGGAGATCGAAGGTTTTAGCCACGATCAGGTTTTAGAAGATATGCTTGACAAGGTAGAGGCGCCACGTTTGTGA
- a CDS encoding Hsp20/alpha crystallin family protein: protein MKHKVQPLVDIVDSAENFYLYFDLPGVNESDLDVGVEGHVLSVQAKQLIGDPDKPETYREKNYECHYELGETIDVEKIKAKLDQGVLKLDLPKIAKKGPSKIKIDVA, encoded by the coding sequence ATGAAACACAAAGTTCAACCATTAGTCGATATTGTCGATTCAGCAGAAAATTTTTATCTTTATTTTGATTTGCCAGGAGTTAATGAGTCGGATTTGGATGTGGGAGTCGAAGGGCATGTACTTAGTGTTCAGGCTAAGCAGCTTATAGGAGACCCAGATAAACCGGAGACATATAGAGAAAAGAATTATGAATGTCACTACGAATTAGGTGAAACAATTGATGTAGAAAAGATTAAAGCAAAACTCGATCAGGGTGTTTTGAAGCTCGATTTGCCAAAAATCGCTAAAAAAGGGCCCTCAAAAATCAAGATTGACGTTGCTTAA
- a CDS encoding metallophosphoesterase family protein: MRYAIVTDIHANWQSWSVTLKDIRKRGVDSILCLGDVVGYGPSPVKVLESTYENCDGFILGNHDAVIGNRLDSDLFNDHAKQIIEWTREQMSDQAVELFANMPLKMEGPGFECAHAELAVPGRFGYIYQSEDSIESFGATQSSLMFVGHTHLPGYFQCDIRKGEVKKCDPLQFQIQKDFRYLVNAGSTGDPRDGSLKSSYVIYDAVKQTVEFCYVPFDVEAYKQEVLKASIPARNYFLQVYSGQLEETETLRDMRISTEGMAKEVKRKPVKLNANSAKRKNVNFRKVDTRRIAKRAASSKTIEEEGSRRRVVPRESGAKKSNSILMITGGGSLLLIIISLVIFFMGGEDKKEAELVAQEKVESKEPPSEEEALQRALHNVPTQPGLKDAKVGSLGFEKRNIPQDQQVHGKNGWDVISDFDVMKEGWLMHSQVPRKAIFRSEEIHQKYLENAKFRSHDFLHTYVVRVQDKSLFRIYSPGFLLKKDFLHLQKDYQGESIKLYLIKDGSTTAESIIPYSEDQKAVATINVKDFKKERVRFLIDGNEIEKGDYLQIDNLGQSTSQSGHLVRRPLSSETGDGRMFVSSLLWGNPRDAVKNLDDLAKDLFGVNAKLLRGQVAELGVLYDEALAYLTGKVGQRIDLQLAGMEAPRKLEFQQGKSEDVFQVEIDGRSYAFYPFELHPEYLSQIISQESQVLGLIKKYQSLHDFYSSEDFPAQKLYKKFNYIVFANEIKIQSKKLNDEVSISLNADNAQAVFKAENKPEIKISLPYLMPVKRVDVDKLDFGKVLTLSRDSKQLWQGAGEQNLFHTHNYNSYIMGQDISAYASIDGERLSSMDLLNLNRSLQSDTEFSLSFDKPTQADYIRILFWSPVGLEDDSTFYLKVRHKEEGMTRGNLTFQGVLRPYKGLNYMTLALPAEKLKSIDLEFGLSESITIRSIKLFRTK, encoded by the coding sequence ATGCGCTACGCAATAGTAACAGATATCCATGCCAACTGGCAATCTTGGAGTGTTACCTTAAAAGATATTCGCAAGCGCGGCGTTGATAGTATTTTGTGCCTAGGTGATGTGGTCGGTTATGGCCCATCTCCCGTAAAAGTTCTTGAAAGCACTTATGAAAACTGCGATGGTTTTATTCTTGGTAATCACGATGCCGTTATTGGTAATCGCTTAGATTCTGATCTATTCAACGATCACGCAAAACAGATTATTGAGTGGACGCGTGAGCAAATGAGTGATCAAGCAGTTGAACTCTTTGCAAATATGCCTTTGAAAATGGAAGGGCCTGGCTTTGAATGTGCTCATGCGGAATTAGCAGTTCCAGGTCGCTTCGGTTATATTTATCAATCGGAAGATAGCATTGAGTCATTTGGCGCGACACAATCATCTTTGATGTTTGTTGGCCATACTCATTTGCCCGGATATTTCCAATGTGATATAAGAAAAGGTGAAGTGAAGAAATGTGATCCACTTCAATTCCAAATACAAAAGGATTTTCGTTATTTAGTTAATGCAGGATCAACGGGAGATCCCCGGGATGGCTCACTCAAGTCAAGTTATGTGATCTACGATGCGGTTAAACAGACGGTTGAGTTCTGTTATGTTCCCTTTGATGTGGAAGCTTATAAGCAGGAAGTCTTAAAGGCTTCGATCCCCGCAAGAAATTATTTTTTACAGGTGTACTCGGGTCAATTAGAAGAAACTGAAACGCTACGCGATATGCGTATTTCAACCGAAGGCATGGCGAAAGAAGTCAAACGAAAACCGGTAAAACTCAATGCGAACTCCGCAAAACGTAAAAATGTTAACTTTCGAAAAGTGGATACTCGACGTATTGCCAAGCGAGCAGCGTCATCCAAAACTATTGAAGAAGAAGGATCCAGAAGAAGAGTAGTTCCAAGAGAGTCGGGAGCGAAGAAGAGTAACTCTATTTTGATGATTACTGGTGGTGGCTCGTTATTACTCATCATTATTTCTTTAGTGATCTTTTTTATGGGGGGAGAGGATAAGAAAGAAGCAGAACTTGTTGCTCAAGAAAAGGTAGAAAGTAAAGAGCCGCCTTCTGAAGAAGAAGCCCTGCAACGAGCTCTACATAATGTACCAACTCAACCTGGTCTTAAGGACGCAAAAGTTGGAAGCTTAGGTTTTGAGAAGAGAAATATTCCCCAAGACCAACAGGTGCACGGGAAAAATGGTTGGGATGTCATTTCTGATTTTGATGTGATGAAGGAAGGTTGGTTAATGCACTCACAGGTACCTCGAAAAGCAATTTTTAGAAGTGAGGAAATTCATCAGAAATATTTAGAAAATGCTAAATTTAGATCTCATGATTTTTTACATACTTATGTGGTGAGAGTTCAAGATAAAAGCCTATTTAGAATCTACAGCCCAGGATTTTTACTGAAAAAAGATTTTTTACATTTGCAGAAAGATTATCAGGGTGAGAGTATAAAACTTTATTTGATCAAAGATGGTTCAACAACCGCCGAATCGATCATTCCTTATAGCGAAGATCAAAAGGCGGTAGCGACTATAAATGTTAAGGACTTTAAAAAAGAGCGTGTCCGCTTTTTAATTGATGGCAATGAAATTGAAAAGGGTGATTACCTTCAAATAGATAATTTGGGTCAGTCTACTAGTCAGTCCGGTCATTTAGTTAGAAGGCCTTTGTCCTCAGAGACTGGTGATGGTAGAATGTTCGTCTCTAGTTTATTGTGGGGGAACCCTAGGGACGCTGTCAAAAATTTAGATGATTTGGCTAAAGATTTATTTGGTGTAAATGCGAAACTCTTGAGAGGGCAGGTAGCCGAGCTTGGCGTTTTGTACGATGAAGCGCTTGCCTACTTAACAGGGAAAGTTGGTCAGCGAATTGATTTGCAACTCGCAGGTATGGAGGCCCCCCGAAAGTTAGAATTTCAACAAGGTAAAAGTGAGGACGTATTTCAAGTTGAAATTGATGGACGTAGCTATGCTTTTTATCCTTTTGAGCTTCATCCCGAGTATTTGAGTCAAATTATTAGTCAAGAATCTCAAGTCTTAGGGCTCATAAAAAAGTATCAGTCGCTACACGACTTTTATTCTAGTGAAGATTTTCCAGCTCAGAAACTTTACAAAAAATTTAATTACATTGTCTTTGCAAATGAAATAAAAATTCAAAGTAAGAAATTAAATGATGAGGTCAGTATCTCTTTAAATGCCGACAATGCTCAAGCTGTTTTTAAGGCAGAGAATAAACCGGAAATAAAAATTTCTTTACCTTACTTGATGCCGGTGAAGAGAGTTGACGTAGACAAATTAGACTTTGGTAAAGTCTTGACTTTGAGTAGAGATTCTAAACAGCTTTGGCAGGGAGCTGGAGAACAAAATTTATTTCATACACACAATTATAATTCCTATATAATGGGACAAGATATCTCTGCCTATGCCAGTATTGATGGTGAGCGATTATCTAGTATGGATTTACTTAATTTGAATAGGTCGTTGCAATCGGATACAGAATTTTCACTCAGTTTTGATAAGCCTACACAAGCCGATTATATACGCATACTTTTTTGGTCGCCAGTGGGTTTGGAAGACGATAGTACTTTCTATTTAAAGGTACGGCATAAGGAAGAAGGGATGACGCGTGGTAACTTAACTTTTCAGGGAGTTTTACGCCCTTATAAGGGACTGAATTATATGACTCTTGCTTTACCGGCAGAAAAACTTAAAAGTATAGACCTTGAGTTTGGGTTAAGTGAGTCGATAACTATTCGTTCTATAAAGCTTTTCAGAACGAAGTAA
- a CDS encoding SDR family NAD(P)-dependent oxidoreductase, which yields MKVFITGVSSGIGLALASQYLAEGHEVYGLSRRPCPNKGVQWLACDLSKLEDIEPLLSQLLSEIDQIDLAILNAGVLGEIKDLQDAPLDALKQAMDINLWSNKVIIDYICKEKRTEQIITLSSGASVNGSRGWNGYSLSKAALNMMTSLYAKEFTQTHFCAFAPGLVDTAMQDQLCAIDDIGDFTSLERIQSARGTENMPTADELAIKLPNVFEELKSYPSGSFVDIRKMN from the coding sequence ATGAAGGTATTCATTACTGGAGTTAGTAGTGGAATAGGTCTTGCTTTAGCCTCACAATACCTCGCTGAAGGCCACGAAGTCTATGGCCTGAGTCGTCGTCCTTGCCCCAACAAGGGCGTGCAATGGCTAGCATGTGATTTATCAAAACTTGAAGACATAGAACCCCTCCTATCGCAATTGCTCTCAGAAATTGACCAAATCGATTTAGCAATCCTCAACGCAGGAGTATTAGGAGAAATCAAAGATCTCCAAGATGCTCCTCTTGATGCTCTGAAGCAGGCGATGGACATCAACTTATGGTCAAACAAAGTAATTATTGATTACATATGTAAGGAAAAACGAACTGAGCAAATTATTACACTATCTTCTGGAGCCTCTGTAAATGGTAGTCGTGGATGGAATGGCTACTCACTTTCAAAGGCTGCACTTAATATGATGACAAGTCTTTATGCGAAAGAGTTCACTCAAACACATTTCTGTGCTTTTGCACCAGGGCTAGTCGATACCGCCATGCAAGATCAACTCTGCGCAATAGATGATATTGGGGATTTCACTTCATTAGAACGCATTCAGAGTGCTCGAGGAACAGAAAATATGCCGACCGCTGACGAGCTCGCCATCAAACTACCAAATGTATTTGAAGAACTCAAGTCTTACCCGAGTGGATCTTTTGTAGATATTCGAAAGATGAACTAG
- a CDS encoding Hsp20/alpha crystallin family protein: MYKNKFVLDPWSSLDKIFNNFNHSLSTREGDQYPKVHTIKGENELTLSFELPGVDPEKVELTYKEDSLNLKAERKILVEDGQKILRSERPQGRFERNFILPFKVDEDKVKAQYKDGILTVKLQKEAAQASKKISIQTQGVA; this comes from the coding sequence ATGTATAAGAATAAATTTGTATTGGACCCTTGGTCTTCATTAGATAAGATCTTTAATAACTTCAACCATAGCCTTTCGACTCGAGAAGGTGATCAGTACCCAAAAGTGCACACCATTAAAGGCGAGAATGAATTAACACTGAGTTTTGAATTACCTGGAGTTGACCCAGAAAAGGTAGAGTTGACATACAAAGAAGATTCTTTGAACCTTAAGGCTGAGCGTAAAATTTTAGTTGAAGACGGACAGAAAATCTTAAGAAGTGAGCGTCCACAAGGACGATTTGAAAGAAATTTCATTCTCCCTTTTAAAGTCGATGAAGATAAAGTAAAAGCACAATATAAGGATGGAATCTTGACAGTGAAGCTTCAAAAAGAAGCGGCTCAAGCATCAAAGAAAATTTCAATTCAAACACAAGGAGTTGCATAA